A portion of the Magnolia sinica isolate HGM2019 chromosome 17, MsV1, whole genome shotgun sequence genome contains these proteins:
- the LOC131231788 gene encoding UPF0481 protein At3g47200-like, translated as MDDRQAPGNSTDDMHEIEEEANTSTNASPRLSCLTPDRQALADSMMESITASVSKLRSGDPPTIYKVPQRIRQGNEAAYEPKIVSIGPYHNGNKNLQAMEEQKWLYLHSFLSRNTKYKLKHYLKAMSELEDETRSCYYHNIDLHLQVSNEFVKMMVLDACFIVEFFLRFHPREHKLELLRQLREELKQNEEATEKFFFHSNGFEDPKYLTIVMVLYDMLLLENQIPFSILHCIFKMACPIHVPHALAEMALSFFDQLMPRNKEIEIIDSYYHLLHLFHSHLLPTSTNSKEESNLSCNPKIKIVLNEFMKNLLMNLLIIFLPSSNQALLPITIRQMIPCAVDLQLAAVKFKKNEELNSILNVKFSHGVLEIPLLLIDDYSETLFRNLVAFEQCYPKANYHFTTYLVFMNFLVSTSKDAALLHRNGIIDNLLGSDEELVHLFNRLCIGIFYNFEGSYLSDVKDNVQKHCENKWNMWRASLKRNYFTNPWYAISLFPASIALLLTMTQTFFTVFPYYRRGPSS; from the coding sequence ATGGATGATAGACAAGCACCAGGCAATTCGACTGATGATATGCATGAAATAGAAGAGGAAGCGAACACATCGACCAACGCCTCCCCGAGACTGAGTTGCCTAACCCCAGATAGGCAAGCACTAGCCGATTCCATGATGGAATCGATCACCGCATCCGTTTCCAAGCTCAGAAGTGGAGATCCGCCCACCATCTACAAAGTCCCACAAAGAATCCGGCAAGGAAACGAGGCTGCCTATGAGCCTAAGATCGTGTCAATCGGCCCATACCATAACGGCAACAAGAACCTACAAGCCATGGAAGAGCAGAAATGGCTGTACCTACATTCGTTCCTCTCCCGCAATACCAAATATAAGTTGAAGCACTACCTGAAGGCGATGTCGGAATTGGAAGATGAAACGAGAAGTTGCTACTACCACAATATCGACCTGCACCTGCAGGTGAGCAACgagtttgtgaaaatgatggTGCTTGATGCTTGCTTCATTGTCGAGTTCTTTCTCAGGTTCCATCCGAGAGAGCATAAACTGGAGTTGCTCAGGCAACTACGGGAGGAGCTCAAGCAAAACGAGGAGGCAACAGAGAAGTTCTTTTTCCATTCAAATGGCTTCGAAGACCCGAAATATCTTACGATTGTGATGGTGTTGTATGATATGCTCCTACTCGAAAATCAAATTCCTTTCTCCATTCTGCATTGTATTTTCAAAATGGCTTGTCCAATTCACGTACCGCATGCGCTTGCGGAGATGGCCCTTTCTTTCTTCGATCAATTAATGCCTAGGAATAAGGAAATCGAGATCATAGATTCCTACTATCATCTGCTCCATTTGTTCCACTCGCATTTGTTACCAACCTCAACTAATAGCAAGGAGGAGTCCAACCTTTCGTGCAATCCTAAAATCAAAATCGTCCTCAACGAGTTCATGAAGAATCTACTCATGAATCTACTCATCATCTTCCTCCCAAGTTCAAATCAGGCCCTGTTGCCTATTACTATACGGCAGATGATCCCTTGCGCGGTTGACCTCCAACTTGCGGCGGTCAAGTTCAAGAAGAATGAGGAATTGAATAGCATCTTGAACGTGAAATTTAGCCACGGGGTGTTGGAAATCCCGCTCTTGTTAATAGATGACTACAGCGAAACTCTCTTTCGGAACCTCGTAGCATTCGAACAATGCTACCCAAAAGCAAATTACCACTTCACGACTTACCTTGTGTTCATGAATTTCCTTGTCAGTACGTCCAAGGATGCGGCGCTGCTCCATCGCAATGGGATCATAGATAATTTGCTGGGAAGCGATGAAGAACTGGTCCATCTATTCAACCGGCTCTGCATTGGGATATTCTATAATTTCGAGGGAAGCTATCTTTCGGATGTAAAAGACAATGTGCAAAAACACTGCGAGAACAAATGGAACATGTGGCGGGCGAGCTTGAAGCGCAATTATTTCACCAATCCATGGTATGCCATTTCTTTGTTCCCGGCTTCGATCGCCCTCCTCCTCACCATGACCCAAACGTTCTTCACCGTCTTTCCTTATTACCGCCGCGGTCCTAGTTCTTGA